From Deltaproteobacteria bacterium, the proteins below share one genomic window:
- a CDS encoding dihydrodipicolinate synthase family protein — translation MIKGIVIPVITPFEHDASVDEPMLRKLVDFYVNAGVQGLFMLGSSGQGPAMSMAERKRTAEIAVDQNAGRAPLVVHVGTADAESTVELARHAAEAGVDGIGVIPPYYYADHSEYEIMAHFRAVADAVSLPIFIYENPKYSGISIAPPFAQRMKEEIPTIRGIKVAYGAGAMLDYVRLFPPDVSVFTGNADIFGLVPFGVAGMINPPTSCIPELCVELWRALEREDYEAAVRLQRRVNDVTAVVIGQIKRHGRAVVAEMYRMRGFDIKRFPKWETKPLPPEARDSVHRELSRGGFLD, via the coding sequence ATGATCAAGGGCATCGTCATTCCCGTCATTACGCCGTTCGAGCATGACGCCTCGGTGGACGAGCCGATGCTGCGGAAGCTGGTGGACTTCTATGTCAACGCGGGGGTCCAGGGGCTGTTCATGCTAGGATCGTCGGGGCAGGGGCCGGCCATGTCCATGGCCGAGCGCAAGCGCACCGCCGAGATCGCCGTGGACCAGAACGCCGGACGCGCGCCGCTGGTCGTGCACGTGGGCACCGCGGACGCGGAGAGCACGGTGGAGCTGGCGCGGCACGCGGCGGAGGCCGGCGTCGACGGCATCGGCGTGATCCCGCCGTACTACTATGCCGACCACTCGGAGTACGAGATCATGGCCCACTTCCGGGCGGTGGCGGACGCGGTGTCGCTGCCCATCTTCATCTACGAGAACCCCAAGTACTCGGGCATCTCCATCGCGCCGCCCTTCGCCCAACGCATGAAGGAAGAGATCCCCACGATCCGCGGCATCAAGGTGGCCTACGGCGCCGGCGCCATGCTGGACTACGTGCGGCTGTTCCCGCCGGACGTGTCGGTGTTCACCGGCAACGCGGACATCTTCGGGCTGGTGCCCTTCGGGGTAGCCGGCATGATCAACCCGCCGACGAGTTGCATCCCCGAGTTATGCGTCGAGCTGTGGCGCGCGCTGGAGCGGGAGGACTACGAGGCGGCCGTGCGACTGCAGCGACGGGTCAACGACGTCACCGCGGTGGTCATCGGACAGATCAAGCGCCACGGCCGGGCCGTGGTGGCGGAGATGTACCGCATGCGCGGCTTCGACATCAAGCGCTTCCCCAAGTGGGAGACCAAGCCGCTGCCGCCGGAGGCGCGGGACTCGGTGCACCGTGAGCTGAGCCGCGGCGGGTTCCTCGACTAG